The genomic window GATGTTCTTCATTATAAGAATGTTTATTTGAAGAATTCTAAATTTAGAACATTTCTGGCATTAAATGAAAATAATGAATTGGCCGGGTTTATTATTGGGAGAGAAATAAACCAAAGAAAATACGATATAGAAATTCACTATGTGAAACCTGAGGTTAGACATAATGGTGTTGCAAAAAAACTTAAACAAAGTCTTGCTGATTTTGCTAAAAATAATGGCTATAAATCTATACGGAGTTATGTTGCTTTTGATAACAAAGGCAGTATTAGATTAAATGAATCTTTAGGTTGGGACAAGAAAGAGGTCAAAGATTGTTATAAATTTAAACTTAAGTTTGTTTGATTAAAATAAACCGGAGGAAATGTGGTTTCCGGGGCTTTGAAAGCTTTGCTTTCTGTGTTATCCCAAAACTATTTCCCTACGGTGAGTTAAATCAATGTATGAAACTCACAAGAGGGAAACTCATGGAAACAATTAGGCGAAAAAACGAGGGTGAAACTACTTATCAAGTTCGTAAAATTGCTGGCGTGAGT from Candidatus Woesearchaeota archaeon includes these protein-coding regions:
- a CDS encoding GNAT family N-acetyltransferase, producing MIIKQYTQEHLTDVIDAVRIFKKEDKDKWYEGRWTDVLHYKNVYLKNSKFRTFLALNENNELAGFIIGREINQRKYDIEIHYVKPEVRHNGVAKKLKQSLADFAKNNGYKSIRSYVAFDNKGSIRLNESLGWDKKEVKDCYKFKLKFV